The sequence GCGCTTCGCGGACTTCACGACGATCTCGCGCTCGCAGACGCTGCCGGAGCCGACCGCGGTGGGCCAGCGCATCGGCGATGCCGCGTACGAGCTCTTCTCGTCCCTGGAGCGGACGATGCCGGTGCGCCTGATCGGCGTGCGCGGCGAGCGGCTGCGCCCGGCCGGAGCCGCGATGCCGGCGCTGTGGGACGACGACGAGGAGTGGCGCCGCGTCGAGGACGCCCTCGACGGCGCCGCCGAGAAGTTCGGCCGCGGCGTCATCACACGGGCGACGCTCCTCGGCAGGACCCGTGGCGGCGCCGGATTGCCGTCCAGCCGGCCGGCGCCGCGTCTGGACTCGGAGTGACGGCACGGGTGTGCAGCCGAGCCTGCGCCCGCTACCGTTGACGCATGCCCAACATCGCACTGGAACTCGGCAAGCAATCGGCGGAGCTCGGCGTCAGGAGCGCGTACGGCGACCAGCAGGATGTCGACGGCATCCGTCTCATCCCCGTCGCGCTGACGTGGTCAGGATTCGGCGGCGGCTCGGACGAGGCCGGCAACGGCGGCGGGGGCGGGGGAGGCTACGCGATCCCGATCGGCGCGTACATCCGCCGCGGCGACGATCTGCGGTTCGAGCCGAACATCGTGGCGCTGCTCACCGTGGCCGTGCCGTTCGTATTCTTCGCCGGTCGCGCGCTCAGCCGTGTCATCCGCGCCCTCAAGAAGTAGCGCGGACCCGGTCGCGACGGCACTCGATGCCGCGGTGGGCCACCTGGTCCGCGCGGTGACGGCTGTCGCGGCATCCAACCCCGTCGTCCTCATCGACGGCCGCAGCGGTGCGGGCAAGTCATCCCTCGCACGTGCTCTCGTCGCACGGTGGCCGCTGGCGGGGCGCGTGCAGTCGGTCGCACTCGACTCCCTCTACCCGGGATGGGACGGTCTGGACGAGGGGGTGGGGCTTGCGCGGGAGCAGATCCTCGTGCCGCACGCCCGCGGGCTCATCGGGGTATGGCAGAGATGGGACTGGCAGGCGGGCGTTCCGGCCGAGGCTCATGCGGTGGATCCGGCACTGCCGCTGATCGTGGAGGGCGTCGGGATCCTGACCCCCGCGACGGCGGGTCTCGGCGACGTGCGGGTGTGGCTCGAATCGCCGACGGCATCCCGGCGACATCGCGCCCTCACCCGTGACGGCGAGGCGTACCGACCCCACTGGGAGCGATGGGCCCGGCAGGAGGAGCGCCACCTCCGGCGCGACGAGCCCACGCGGCTCGCCACGCACGTGTTCGCGGTGCCGTGACCGGCACGCGCCCATCCGCCTGCGGGCGCGGTCCGGGCGATTCAGTCGACGTCGACGGCGGCGACGAGACCGTCGAGCCGGTATCCGAGCCAGTCGTAGATGCCGAAGTGGGGATCGTCGGGGTCGTGATCCTCGGCGACCTCGATGCCGAGGCGGCTCGCGAGGACCAGGCGGATCGCGGCGAGCGTCCGCAGCCAGGCTTGCGCACTCAGCGGATCGAGCCGGATGTGCACCTGTTCCAGCAGCGCGGGGTCGTCGAGATCCTCGGGAAGGGACGCTGAGTCGCCGAGCGTTTCGAGCACGCGCTCGGCGTCGTCGCGCCGCCGGTCGAGGAGATCCGCCTCGGTGAGCCGTCGGAACTCGCGTGCCGCCTCCTCGTCGTCGTAGGCGGCGGGCACGAGCCGCGCGATGGCCGGATCGCCGTCGTCGCCGATCGAGTCCTGCAGGAGCTCGCCGAACTGGACGACGAGGCGCGCCAGGTGCGCGGCCTCGATGCGCGAGAGTTCGAGCACCACGATGCGCGCGCTCATCGGGGAGCCTGCCGAACCGTGGCCCACAAGCCGTAGTCGTGCATGGCCTGCGCGTGCATCTCCATCTTCTCGCGGGGTCCTTCGGCGACGACGGCGTGGCCCTCGTTGTGGACGGCGAGCATCAGGCGCTCCGCTTCGGCGCGGGGGAACCCGAAGTACTCGCGGAATACGTGCGTCACATAGCTCATGAGGTTCACCGGGTCGTCCCATACGACGGTCTGCCAGGGGCGCGCGGGGTCGGTCCTTCCGTCGAGATCGGTCCGCT comes from Microbacterium cremeum and encodes:
- the clpS gene encoding ATP-dependent Clp protease adapter ClpS; the protein is MTPITTPAVDERTDLDGRTDPARPWQTVVWDDPVNLMSYVTHVFREYFGFPRAEAERLMLAVHNEGHAVVAEGPREKMEMHAQAMHDYGLWATVRQAPR
- a CDS encoding DUF2017 family protein; translated protein: MSARIVVLELSRIEAAHLARLVVQFGELLQDSIGDDGDPAIARLVPAAYDDEEAAREFRRLTEADLLDRRRDDAERVLETLGDSASLPEDLDDPALLEQVHIRLDPLSAQAWLRTLAAIRLVLASRLGIEVAEDHDPDDPHFGIYDWLGYRLDGLVAAVDVD